A region of Acidobacteriota bacterium DNA encodes the following proteins:
- a CDS encoding Ig-like domain-containing protein, protein MMRFNLKSGLWFPLAGVLLLFALFVFHPATSGQIRRGLLSTPMNQAPQDGLQFRLSEGAETSDRPQQLPTPTAQPLSANETNALVGRLAPIKVEKDDEKEFALRERSLPPPRTGQTINETFPPTGTGAQAEKPTTTPLEITRFAPEGEVPLAPHLSITFSQPMVAVTSNDDLAAGQVPARLSPQPEGRWRWLGTKTLLFAPKDRFPMATVYAVEIPAGTKSAWGNALAAIKRWTFSTPPPQVTDSYPNGGPTTRNPLFFAGFDQRINPAAALQTIKLTAAGRTTALRLATAEEIEKDEAVRQRVKAAQPERWLTFRAAANSEQALLADTAYTVQVGPGTPSAEGPRATEKPHTFTFRTFGPLALVRHQCGYQERCEPFMPWSLEFSNPLDVETFDKKWFRVEPEVPGLQISNYGNIVNLQGATKGRTTYRVTIDAGVRDQFGQTLGKPVVVTFTTTDAQPNFFASGEGMVVLDPYAAPKFSIYSVNHQQLKVTLFAVTPSDWGTYTNVMRREQGEQVTAPTTIGRVVSAKVVDLNAKPDELTETQLDLSPALTSGVGHVVIRVDAVQPARNRWERRRLNVWTTATQIGLDAFIDQSEVLGWASSLKDGKPFSEVELTLVENGATAKTGADGLARLPLSNSKPAPMLIARRGNDSAFLPENFYAYREGGWRKQPLRDALAWHVFDDRGLYKPGEEVRVKGWLRRIGGGPLGDVGAAGITSVNFTLNDSRGNEISKGTLNVNPLGGFDTKLKLPPTMNLGSAQLRLMAGNNGLPGNESYHAIQVQEFRRPEYEVTVRADAGPHFIKGKAELTVAASYYAGGGLPNAEVNWNVNATPTNYTPPNRGDFSFGTWVPWWEYRSESGRTNSQQFQGRTDAAGKHHLRIDFDSAAPPRPMSVTASASVQDVNRQALSGSTTLLVHPAELYVGLRSRRTFVQPGEPLVVEAIVTDLDGKAVSQREIRMRAVQLAWTFEKGAWKQTEQDAQECVVRSSNEPVQCRFAPKEGGTYRVTATTLDDRERPNQSELTLWVAGGKRPPSRELAQEKVELIPNQKEYKPGDVAEVLVQAPFANAEAVLTLRRSGLVSSERFTLSGTSHTLRIPIKDEYTPNIHVQVDLVGAAERTDDAGQPKAGVPKRPAFASGQLNLAVPPVTRKLTVTALPRDKALEPGGTTAVNVEVRDAAGQPVRGGEVALVVVDEAVLALTGYKLGDPLATFYQQRGDEVSEHRLREKVMLADPTALIGKVKAPFERLESLGGMGRSASAVKLSSGVVAEDRLARMAAAPMAEAAEFGKNNAQSQPIQVRTNFDALAFFAAELPTDANGRATVTVKLPDNLTRYRVMAVAVAGEKQFGSGEAAITARLPLMARPSAPRFLNFGDRFELPVVVQNQTDAPLTVDVAVRASNALLTGVSSASVREGNTGVAGNLPESALANPRATDTAGRRVIVPANDRVEVRFPAAALKPGTARFQIGVSSGRWADAAEVSLPVWTPATTEAFATYGELDNGVMAQPVKAPSDAIKQFGGLEVTTSSTQLQALTDAVLYLTTYPYECAEQISSRVLALAALRDVLAAFDAKGLPPADQLVAQVNRDVERLRGMQNPDGGFGFWTRGNESWPYLSIHVAHALARAKEKGFDVPDAMLEQSKGYLRAVEQRIPSWYGAEARRSLIAYALFTRARLGDRDAAKARTLIAQASGADKMPLESLGWLLPVLSGEANSKVEVAAIRRHLANRVEETAGTAHFTTAYKDGSGGDGGYLLLHSDRRADGIILSALIGDDPTNDLIPKLARGLLAHRKAGRWENTQENGWVLLALDRYFNTYEKVTPDFVARVWLGAGFAGEQAFKGRTTDSRQLNIPMSYLMARSGAQNLTLSKEGPGRLYYRIGMQYAPSNLQLKAADYGFTVTRTYEAMDDPNDVRRQEDGTWRIKAGAQVRVRLTMVAPTRRYHVALVDPLPAGLEALNPALATTGAIPRDPNESASNRYWWWQRTWYEHQNMRDERVEAFASLLWEGVHSYSYVARATTPGVFIVPPTKAEEMYHPETFGRGASERVVIE, encoded by the coding sequence ATGATGCGTTTCAATCTCAAATCCGGTCTCTGGTTTCCACTGGCAGGCGTGTTGCTGCTCTTTGCGCTTTTCGTTTTTCATCCTGCCACCAGCGGACAAATCCGCCGCGGGCTGCTTTCCACACCTATGAACCAAGCACCACAAGACGGCCTGCAATTTCGGTTGAGCGAAGGCGCGGAGACCTCAGACCGTCCGCAACAATTGCCGACGCCCACCGCGCAACCGCTGAGCGCCAACGAAACCAACGCGCTGGTGGGCCGCCTTGCGCCAATCAAAGTCGAGAAGGATGACGAAAAAGAATTCGCCTTGCGCGAACGTTCGTTGCCGCCGCCACGCACGGGCCAGACGATCAACGAAACCTTCCCGCCCACTGGCACGGGCGCGCAAGCTGAAAAGCCCACGACCACGCCGCTCGAAATCACCCGCTTTGCGCCCGAAGGCGAAGTGCCGCTCGCGCCGCATCTGAGCATCACTTTTTCGCAACCGATGGTCGCCGTGACTAGCAACGATGATCTGGCCGCCGGGCAAGTCCCCGCGCGTTTGTCGCCGCAACCGGAAGGCCGCTGGCGTTGGCTGGGCACGAAGACGTTGCTGTTTGCGCCCAAAGACCGCTTTCCGATGGCGACGGTGTATGCGGTCGAGATTCCCGCCGGGACGAAATCGGCCTGGGGCAATGCGCTCGCGGCAATCAAGCGTTGGACGTTCAGCACGCCGCCGCCGCAAGTCACCGATAGTTATCCGAATGGCGGGCCGACCACGCGCAATCCGCTGTTCTTTGCCGGCTTCGATCAACGCATCAATCCGGCAGCGGCGTTGCAAACGATCAAGCTGACAGCGGCGGGCCGCACGACGGCGCTGCGCCTGGCAACTGCCGAAGAGATCGAAAAGGACGAAGCTGTGCGCCAACGCGTCAAGGCAGCGCAACCGGAACGTTGGCTGACGTTTCGTGCCGCTGCCAACAGCGAACAGGCGTTGCTGGCCGATACGGCTTACACCGTGCAGGTTGGCCCAGGCACGCCCTCTGCCGAAGGGCCGCGCGCGACCGAAAAGCCGCACACGTTCACGTTCCGCACCTTCGGGCCGCTGGCGCTCGTGCGCCATCAGTGCGGTTATCAGGAACGCTGTGAGCCGTTCATGCCTTGGTCGCTCGAATTCAGCAATCCGCTGGACGTTGAGACGTTCGACAAGAAATGGTTTCGCGTAGAGCCGGAAGTGCCAGGGCTGCAAATCAGCAACTACGGCAACATCGTCAACCTGCAAGGTGCGACCAAAGGGCGCACGACTTATCGCGTGACGATTGACGCGGGCGTGCGCGATCAATTTGGGCAAACGCTGGGCAAGCCGGTGGTGGTGACGTTCACGACGACGGACGCGCAGCCGAATTTCTTTGCTTCGGGCGAAGGCATGGTCGTGCTCGATCCGTATGCCGCGCCGAAGTTTTCGATTTACAGCGTCAATCATCAGCAACTCAAAGTGACGCTCTTTGCCGTCACGCCGTCGGATTGGGGCACATACACCAACGTCATGCGCCGCGAGCAGGGCGAACAGGTGACCGCGCCAACGACCATCGGGCGCGTCGTTTCAGCCAAAGTCGTTGACCTGAACGCCAAGCCGGATGAGTTGACCGAAACGCAACTCGATCTGTCGCCCGCGCTGACCAGTGGTGTCGGCCACGTCGTCATTCGTGTAGACGCCGTGCAACCCGCGCGCAATCGCTGGGAGCGGCGGCGCCTGAATGTCTGGACGACGGCGACGCAAATCGGATTGGACGCTTTCATAGATCAGAGTGAAGTGTTGGGCTGGGCGAGTTCGTTGAAAGACGGCAAGCCGTTCAGCGAGGTTGAATTGACGCTGGTTGAAAACGGCGCGACTGCCAAGACCGGCGCAGATGGTTTGGCGCGGCTACCACTGTCAAACAGCAAACCTGCGCCAATGTTGATTGCAAGGCGCGGCAATGATTCGGCATTCCTGCCGGAAAATTTTTACGCGTATCGTGAAGGCGGCTGGCGCAAACAGCCGTTGCGCGATGCGCTGGCCTGGCATGTCTTTGATGATCGCGGCTTGTATAAACCAGGCGAAGAGGTGCGCGTCAAAGGCTGGTTACGGCGCATCGGCGGTGGGCCGTTGGGCGATGTCGGCGCGGCGGGCATTACGTCAGTCAACTTCACGCTGAATGACAGTCGTGGCAATGAGATCAGCAAAGGCACGCTGAACGTCAACCCGCTGGGCGGCTTTGATACCAAATTGAAGCTGCCGCCGACGATGAATTTGGGGTCAGCGCAGTTGCGCTTGATGGCTGGCAACAACGGCTTGCCGGGCAACGAAAGCTACCACGCGATTCAGGTCCAGGAATTCCGCCGCCCCGAATACGAAGTCACCGTGCGCGCCGACGCCGGGCCGCATTTCATCAAAGGCAAAGCCGAGTTGACCGTCGCGGCCAGCTATTACGCGGGCGGCGGGCTGCCCAATGCCGAGGTCAATTGGAACGTCAACGCGACGCCGACGAATTACACACCGCCCAATCGCGGCGATTTCAGCTTCGGCACGTGGGTGCCGTGGTGGGAATATCGCAGCGAAAGCGGGCGGACAAACAGCCAACAATTTCAGGGCCGCACCGATGCGGCGGGCAAGCATCATTTGCGAATTGATTTCGACAGCGCCGCACCGCCACGTCCGATGAGCGTGACGGCTTCGGCGAGCGTGCAGGATGTGAATCGGCAGGCGCTGTCTGGTTCGACCACGCTGCTCGTGCATCCGGCGGAACTTTATGTCGGATTGCGCAGCCGCCGCACCTTTGTGCAACCGGGCGAGCCGTTAGTAGTCGAAGCCATCGTGACCGATCTGGATGGCAAGGCCGTCAGCCAGCGCGAGATCAGAATGCGCGCCGTGCAATTGGCCTGGACGTTTGAGAAAGGCGCGTGGAAACAGACCGAACAGGACGCGCAGGAATGCGTCGTGCGGTCAAGTAACGAACCTGTGCAATGCCGCTTCGCGCCGAAAGAGGGCGGGACGTACCGCGTGACGGCCACTACACTAGACGACCGCGAGCGGCCCAATCAGAGCGAATTGACGCTCTGGGTCGCGGGCGGCAAACGTCCGCCGTCACGCGAACTGGCGCAAGAGAAGGTCGAACTGATCCCGAATCAGAAAGAGTACAAACCGGGCGACGTGGCCGAGGTGTTGGTGCAAGCGCCCTTCGCCAACGCCGAAGCCGTGTTGACCTTGCGCCGTTCGGGCTTGGTCAGCAGCGAACGCTTCACGCTCAGCGGCACATCGCACACGCTGCGCATCCCAATCAAAGACGAATACACGCCGAACATCCACGTGCAGGTTGATCTGGTCGGCGCGGCGGAACGAACCGACGACGCGGGCCAGCCGAAAGCGGGCGTGCCGAAACGTCCGGCCTTTGCATCGGGCCAGTTGAATCTGGCGGTGCCGCCGGTGACGCGCAAGCTGACGGTTACGGCATTGCCACGCGACAAAGCGTTGGAACCGGGCGGCACGACGGCGGTGAATGTCGAAGTACGCGACGCGGCGGGTCAGCCTGTGCGCGGCGGCGAAGTGGCACTGGTCGTGGTGGATGAAGCGGTGCTGGCCTTGACGGGCTATAAGCTGGGCGATCCGCTGGCGACGTTTTATCAGCAGCGGGGCGATGAGGTGAGCGAGCATCGGTTGCGGGAGAAAGTGATGCTCGCTGATCCCACTGCTTTGATTGGTAAAGTAAAAGCACCTTTTGAGCGGCTGGAATCATTGGGGGGCATGGGTAGATCGGCAAGTGCAGTAAAACTTTCTTCTGGTGTAGTAGCAGAAGATAGACTGGCAAGAATGGCTGCTGCGCCGATGGCCGAGGCTGCCGAGTTCGGCAAAAACAATGCACAATCTCAACCAATCCAAGTCCGCACCAACTTCGACGCCCTCGCCTTCTTCGCCGCTGAATTGCCCACCGATGCCAACGGGCGCGCCACGGTTACGGTGAAGCTGCCCGACAATCTGACGCGCTATCGCGTGATGGCCGTTGCGGTCGCGGGCGAAAAGCAATTCGGCAGCGGCGAAGCGGCCATCACCGCGCGCTTGCCGTTGATGGCGCGACCGAGCGCGCCGCGCTTCCTCAACTTCGGCGACCGCTTTGAATTGCCCGTCGTCGTGCAGAACCAGACCGATGCGCCGCTGACCGTGGATGTCGCTGTGCGCGCGTCAAATGCTTTGCTGACGGGTGTCAGCAGCGCATCCGTGAGGGAAGGCAACACTGGCGTGGCGGGCAATTTGCCGGAGTCAGCCCTTGCTAACCCGCGGGCTACTGACACGGCGGGGCGGCGCGTGATCGTTCCGGCGAATGATCGCGTGGAGGTGCGCTTCCCCGCCGCCGCGTTGAAGCCGGGCACGGCGCGCTTCCAGATTGGCGTCAGTTCTGGCCGCTGGGCCGATGCCGCCGAAGTGAGTTTGCCGGTGTGGACGCCCGCGACGACCGAGGCGTTTGCGACCTACGGCGAGCTTGATAACGGCGTGATGGCGCAACCGGTTAAAGCGCCTTCCGATGCGATCAAACAGTTCGGCGGGTTGGAGGTAACAACCTCGTCTACGCAATTGCAGGCGTTGACCGATGCTGTGCTGTATCTGACGACCTATCCTTATGAATGCGCCGAACAGATTTCGTCGCGCGTGCTGGCGCTTGCGGCGTTGCGCGATGTGCTGGCGGCCTTTGACGCAAAAGGGCTGCCGCCCGCCGACCAATTGGTCGCGCAGGTCAACCGCGATGTCGAACGCCTGCGCGGGATGCAAAACCCGGACGGCGGTTTCGGCTTCTGGACGCGCGGCAACGAGTCCTGGCCGTACCTGAGCATCCACGTCGCCCACGCGCTGGCCCGCGCCAAAGAGAAGGGCTTCGACGTGCCGGACGCGATGCTCGAACAATCAAAAGGCTACTTGCGCGCGGTCGAACAGCGCATCCCCAGTTGGTATGGCGCAGAGGCGCGGCGCTCGCTGATCGCTTATGCGCTGTTCACGCGCGCGCGGCTGGGCGACCGCGATGCGGCAAAGGCACGGACGTTGATTGCGCAAGCAAGCGGAGCCGACAAGATGCCATTGGAGTCTTTAGGCTGGCTGCTGCCGGTGCTTTCCGGTGAAGCCAATTCCAAAGTCGAAGTCGCCGCCATCCGCCGCCACCTCGCCAATCGCGTCGAAGAGACCGCTGGCACGGCGCATTTCACGACGGCTTATAAAGATGGCAGTGGTGGCGACGGCGGGTATCTGCTGTTGCATTCCGACCGTCGCGCCGACGGCATTATCCTCTCCGCGCTGATCGGCGACGATCCCACCAACGATCTGATTCCGAAGCTGGCGCGCGGGCTGCTGGCGCATCGCAAGGCCGGGCGTTGGGAAAACACGCAGGAGAACGGTTGGGTGCTGCTGGCGCTGGATCGGTACTTCAACACCTATGAAAAGGTCACGCCCGATTTTGTCGCGCGCGTCTGGCTTGGCGCTGGCTTCGCGGGCGAGCAGGCGTTCAAAGGGCGCACGACGGACAGCCGCCAACTCAACATCCCGATGTCTTACCTGATGGCGCGAAGCGGCGCGCAAAACCTGACCTTGAGCAAGGAAGGCCCAGGACGTTTGTATTACCGCATCGGCATGCAATACGCGCCGAGCAATCTGCAACTCAAAGCTGCTGATTACGGCTTCACGGTCACACGCACCTACGAAGCGATGGACGATCCCAACGATGTGCGGCGGCAAGAAGACGGCACGTGGCGGATCAAAGCTGGCGCGCAAGTGCGCGTGCGGTTGACGATGGTCGCGCCCACGCGGCGTTATCACGTCGCGCTGGTTGATCCGCTGCCCGCCGGGCTTGAAGCGTTGAATCCGGCGCTCGCAACCACGGGCGCGATTCCGCGCGATCCGAACGAGAGCGCGTCAAATCGGTATTGGTGGTGGCAGCGCACCTGGTACGAACACCAGAACATGCGCGACGAGCGCGTCGAAGCGTTCGCTTCGTTGTTGTGGGAAGGCGTGCACAGTTATTCGTATGTCGCGCGCGCAACAACGCCGGGCGTGTTCATCGTGCCACCGACCAAGGCCGAAGAGATGTACCACCCCGAAACCTTTGGGCGCGGGGCGAGCGAGCGCGTGGTCATCGAATAA
- a CDS encoding Rrf2 family transcriptional regulator, with protein sequence MKITAQEEYGMRCLLQLAKQEQETAGEGTLLVRDIAEREGLSVAYVEKILWMLSRSGLVESVRGPKGGYKLSRSAAAISLGEVMRVLGGIQSEEELCGQFTGQHDTCVHHGDCGLKPVWTSITDFVNSVFDKVPLTTLLNGGMDMRFVQINTPTRNAAALPASVRVN encoded by the coding sequence TTGAAGATTACGGCACAAGAAGAATACGGCATGCGCTGCCTCTTGCAGTTGGCGAAGCAGGAGCAGGAAACGGCGGGCGAAGGCACGCTGTTGGTGCGCGACATCGCCGAACGCGAGGGGCTGTCGGTCGCGTATGTTGAAAAAATTCTCTGGATGCTGAGCCGCAGCGGCCTGGTCGAAAGCGTGCGCGGGCCGAAGGGCGGCTACAAGCTGTCGCGCTCTGCCGCCGCGATTTCATTGGGCGAAGTGATGCGCGTGCTGGGCGGCATTCAGTCAGAAGAGGAACTGTGCGGCCAGTTCACGGGGCAGCACGACACCTGTGTGCACCACGGCGATTGCGGGTTAAAGCCCGTCTGGACGAGCATCACCGATTTCGTCAACAGCGTTTTTGACAAGGTTCCGTTGACGACCTTGCTCAACGGCGGCATGGACATGCGGTTCGTCCAGATCAACACGCCGACACGTAACGCCGCCGCCTTACCCGCGTCAGTGCGCGTGAATTGA
- the sufB gene encoding Fe-S cluster assembly protein SufB — MSTAAIEALANREYKYGFVTDIEAETIPRGLNEDIVRTISAKKNEPAWMLEWRLKAYRHWLTMEEPEWANVHYPKIDYQDIIYYSAPKPKKKLASMDEVDPELVDTFAKLGIPLHEQKMLANVAVDAIFDSVSVATTFREKLAKEGVIFCSFSEALHQYPEIIKKYIGSVVPYTDNYFAALNSAVFSDGSFCFIPKGVKCPMELSSYFRINNSESGQFERTLIVAEEGSHVSYLEGCTAPKFDKNQLHAAVVELVALDNAEIKYSTVQNWYAGDENGKGGIYNFVTKRGACRGVNSKISWTQVETGSAITWKYPSCILQGDNSIGEFYSVALTNHMQQADTGTKMIHIGKNTRSRIVSKGISAGRSNNSYRGQVKILPKAENARNYSQCDSLLIGRECGANTFPYIEVGNNTAKVEHEASTSKISEEQLFYFNQRGIATEDAVSMIINGFCKEVFRELPMEFAVEATRLLGMKLEGSVG; from the coding sequence ATGAGCACAGCAGCAATCGAGGCACTTGCCAATCGCGAATACAAATACGGCTTTGTCACCGACATCGAGGCAGAAACGATTCCGCGCGGTTTGAACGAAGACATCGTGCGCACGATTTCGGCCAAGAAAAACGAGCCGGCGTGGATGCTGGAATGGCGGCTGAAGGCCTATCGCCATTGGCTGACGATGGAGGAGCCGGAGTGGGCCAACGTCCATTATCCCAAGATTGATTACCAGGACATCATTTACTACTCCGCGCCCAAGCCGAAAAAGAAGCTGGCGAGCATGGACGAAGTGGACCCGGAGTTAGTGGATACGTTTGCGAAGCTGGGCATTCCGTTGCACGAGCAAAAAATGCTGGCGAACGTGGCGGTGGACGCGATCTTTGACAGCGTCTCGGTGGCGACGACGTTTCGGGAGAAGCTGGCGAAGGAGGGAGTGATCTTCTGCTCGTTCTCAGAGGCGCTGCATCAATACCCAGAGATCATCAAGAAATACATTGGCTCGGTCGTGCCATACACCGACAACTATTTTGCGGCGTTGAATTCGGCGGTCTTTTCGGACGGCTCGTTCTGCTTCATCCCGAAGGGCGTGAAATGTCCGATGGAGTTGTCGTCGTATTTCCGCATCAACAACTCTGAGTCGGGCCAGTTTGAGCGCACGCTGATTGTGGCGGAAGAAGGCTCGCACGTTTCATATCTCGAAGGCTGTACCGCGCCGAAATTCGACAAGAACCAGTTGCACGCCGCCGTCGTCGAATTGGTCGCGCTCGACAACGCCGAGATCAAGTATTCGACGGTACAAAACTGGTACGCGGGCGATGAGAACGGCAAGGGCGGGATTTATAATTTCGTGACCAAGCGCGGCGCGTGCCGGGGCGTCAATTCCAAGATTTCGTGGACGCAGGTGGAAACGGGTTCGGCGATTACGTGGAAGTATCCAAGCTGCATTTTGCAGGGCGACAATTCGATCGGCGAGTTCTATTCGGTTGCGCTGACCAACCACATGCAACAGGCCGACACGGGCACGAAGATGATCCACATCGGCAAAAACACGCGCAGCCGTATTGTCTCGAAAGGCATTTCGGCCGGGCGCTCGAACAACAGCTATCGCGGCCAAGTCAAGATTTTGCCGAAAGCCGAGAACGCGCGGAACTATTCGCAATGCGACAGTCTGCTGATTGGCCGTGAGTGTGGCGCGAACACGTTTCCGTACATTGAAGTCGGTAACAATACGGCCAAGGTGGAGCACGAAGCGTCTACGTCAAAGATCAGCGAAGAGCAGCTTTTCTATTTCAACCAGCGCGGCATTGCGACGGAGGACGCCGTCTCGATGATCATCAACGGCTTTTGCAAAGAAGTCTTCCGCGAGTTGCCGATGGAGTTTGCGGTGGAGGCGACGCGGTTGCTGGGAATGAAACTGGAAGGCAGTGTCGGTTAA
- a CDS encoding RidA family protein encodes MTDKLIAIEASLPPVPDAAGNYVHAVRTGNLVYLAGKGVLVQGKVGHDFTKEQAYQFARETGLILLAVLKQELGTLRKVKRVVKVLGMVNATPDFGEHPFVINGCSDLFVEVFGEAGRHARAAVGMGSLPHQIPVEIEAIVEVED; translated from the coding sequence ATGACAGACAAACTTATCGCAATCGAAGCTTCATTGCCGCCCGTCCCCGACGCGGCGGGTAACTATGTTCACGCCGTGCGCACCGGCAATCTGGTTTATCTGGCCGGCAAAGGCGTGCTGGTGCAAGGCAAGGTCGGCCACGATTTCACCAAGGAGCAGGCCTATCAATTCGCCCGCGAAACCGGCCTGATCCTGCTGGCGGTGTTGAAGCAGGAACTGGGCACGCTGCGCAAGGTCAAGCGTGTGGTCAAGGTGCTGGGCATGGTCAACGCGACACCCGATTTCGGTGAGCATCCGTTTGTCATCAACGGCTGTTCCGACTTGTTCGTCGAAGTCTTCGGCGAAGCCGGACGGCACGCGCGCGCGGCGGTGGGGATGGGTTCGCTGCCACACCAGATACCCGTCGAGATCGAAGCGATTGTCGAAGTCGAAGACTAA
- the sufC gene encoding Fe-S cluster assembly ATPase SufC: MVLEIRNLHATIDGKEILRGLNLTVKAGEIHAIMGPNGSGKSTLAKVLAGHPSYEVTQGEVLFEGRNLFELAADERARAGVFLAFQYPIEIPGVSNANFLRLAYNEKAKHEGREELDPLEFDDLIQEKIKIVEMDKSFINRSVNEGFSGGEKKRNEILQMAVLEPKLAVLDETDSGLDIDALRIVAGGVNRLAHKDNAIILVTHYQRLLDYIEPHFVHVLYKGQIVKSGGKELAKELEKKGYDWIKGASAAA, translated from the coding sequence ATAGTGCTAGAGATTCGCAACTTACACGCCACGATTGATGGCAAAGAGATTTTGCGCGGTTTGAACCTGACGGTGAAAGCCGGTGAAATCCACGCCATCATGGGCCCGAACGGTTCGGGCAAGAGCACGCTCGCCAAAGTGCTGGCCGGGCATCCGTCTTACGAAGTCACGCAAGGTGAGGTGTTGTTTGAAGGCCGGAACCTGTTTGAACTCGCCGCCGATGAGCGCGCCCGCGCGGGCGTCTTCCTCGCCTTTCAATACCCGATTGAAATTCCGGGTGTGAGCAACGCCAATTTCTTGCGGCTGGCGTACAACGAAAAAGCCAAGCACGAAGGCCGCGAGGAACTTGATCCGCTGGAATTCGATGACCTGATTCAAGAGAAGATCAAGATCGTCGAGATGGACAAGAGCTTCATCAACCGTTCGGTCAACGAAGGCTTTTCGGGCGGCGAGAAAAAGCGCAACGAAATTCTGCAAATGGCCGTGCTCGAACCGAAGCTGGCCGTGCTGGACGAAACCGATTCGGGCCTGGACATTGACGCGCTGCGCATCGTCGCGGGCGGCGTCAACAGGCTAGCGCACAAAGACAACGCCATCATTCTGGTGACGCACTATCAGCGCCTGTTGGATTACATCGAACCGCACTTCGTTCACGTGCTTTATAAAGGCCAGATCGTCAAATCGGGCGGCAAAGAGTTGGCGAAGGAGTTGGAGAAGAAAGGCTACGATTGGATCAAGGGCGCGAGCGCGGCGGCTTAA
- a CDS encoding clan AA aspartic protease, protein MGEPRVKVLLTNATDLELAQLGHISAEQVRRYEADALADSGSVCTILPPEVVARLGIRIRGQRTAEYADGRQESVGLTAPLLIDIAGRETADEAMVLGEEVLIGQTVLEKLDMLVDCANRRVIRNPAHPDQAVNKVKTLGVSRI, encoded by the coding sequence ATGGGGGAACCTAGAGTCAAAGTGCTGTTGACGAATGCGACCGATTTGGAATTGGCGCAACTCGGTCATATTTCAGCGGAACAAGTGCGTCGTTATGAGGCGGATGCTTTAGCCGATTCAGGTTCAGTTTGCACTATCTTGCCGCCTGAGGTCGTGGCACGGCTGGGCATACGCATCCGCGGACAGCGCACGGCTGAGTACGCCGATGGACGCCAGGAATCGGTAGGGTTAACGGCTCCGTTGTTGATAGACATTGCCGGACGCGAGACAGCAGACGAAGCAATGGTGCTGGGCGAAGAAGTGCTGATTGGACAAACGGTGCTGGAAAAACTCGACATGTTGGTGGATTGCGCCAATCGCCGCGTTATCCGCAACCCGGCGCACCCCGACCAAGCCGTCAACAAAGTCAAAACGCTGGGAGTTTCCCGGATTTGA